In Nonomuraea sp. NBC_00507, the following are encoded in one genomic region:
- a CDS encoding ABC transporter permease: MMYLADLARVASLGLRTRRMRAALSALGIAIGVAAMVAVLGLSASSQAGLLAEIDKLGTNLLTVTPGQTMGGDHAKLPNDAPGMISRIGPVEQIEHTGKTKANAFRNPYIPTFNTNSLTVNATSLDLPGAVRTSLAQGAYLNAATARQPVAVLGADAARRLGIAKIHQGIRIWVGGQWFYIAGILNPAKLTPEIDSAVLVGYPAAEKYLHFDGHPTTLYVRATTEQVTDVHKVLAATTNPRNPGEVTVSQPSSALVARAAAQSALNGLFLGLGAVALLVGGIGVANTMVISVLERRSEIGLRRSLGATRADIRLQFLSEAILLAALGGLAGVALGALATTIYTHLNNWATVVPPLAWAGGLGAAVAIGAIAGLLPAIRAARMQPTEALRTV, encoded by the coding sequence ATGATGTATCTGGCCGACCTGGCGCGGGTGGCCAGTCTGGGACTGCGGACCCGGCGGATGCGAGCGGCCCTGTCGGCGCTCGGCATTGCCATCGGCGTCGCCGCGATGGTGGCCGTGCTGGGCTTGTCGGCCTCCTCCCAGGCCGGGTTGCTGGCCGAGATCGACAAGCTGGGCACCAACCTGCTCACCGTCACCCCCGGCCAGACCATGGGCGGCGACCATGCGAAGCTGCCCAACGACGCGCCGGGAATGATCTCCAGGATCGGCCCGGTCGAGCAGATCGAACACACCGGCAAAACCAAGGCCAACGCCTTCCGCAACCCCTACATCCCCACCTTCAACACCAACTCGCTGACCGTCAACGCGACCAGCCTGGATCTGCCCGGCGCGGTGCGCACCAGCCTGGCTCAAGGCGCCTACCTCAACGCCGCCACCGCCCGGCAACCGGTCGCCGTCCTCGGCGCCGACGCCGCCCGGCGTCTCGGCATCGCGAAGATCCACCAGGGGATACGCATCTGGGTCGGCGGGCAGTGGTTCTACATCGCCGGAATCCTCAACCCGGCGAAGCTGACACCGGAGATCGACTCCGCGGTACTGGTCGGCTATCCGGCCGCCGAAAAATACCTGCACTTCGACGGCCATCCGACCACGCTCTACGTGCGAGCGACCACCGAACAAGTGACCGACGTGCATAAGGTGCTGGCCGCCACCACCAACCCGCGCAACCCCGGCGAGGTCACCGTCAGCCAGCCCTCCTCCGCCCTGGTCGCCCGCGCGGCCGCCCAATCCGCGCTCAACGGCCTGTTCCTGGGCCTAGGCGCGGTGGCACTGCTCGTCGGCGGCATCGGCGTCGCCAACACCATGGTCATCTCGGTCCTGGAACGCCGCTCCGAGATCGGCCTACGCCGCTCCCTCGGAGCGACCAGAGCAGACATCCGCCTGCAGTTCCTGTCGGAGGCGATCCTGCTGGCCGCGCTCGGCGGCCTCGCCGGCGTGGCCCTCGGCGCCCTGGCCACCACCATCTACACCCACCTCAACAACTGGGCCACCGTGGTACCCCCGCTGGCCTGGGCCGGCGGGTTGGGCGCGGCCGTCGCCATCGGCGCCATCGCCGGGCTGCTCCCCGCCATCCGCGCCGCCCGCATGCAACCCACCGAGGCACTGCGAACCGTCTGA
- a CDS encoding GntR family transcriptional regulator, translating into MDFRPDELRWQAVANEIRRRIAEGVYQPGMPVPGEPRLADELGVSKGTARKALNALLADGTLYSVLGKGTFVSRPNNSDTPEDQTRRD; encoded by the coding sequence ATGGACTTCAGGCCCGATGAGCTCCGCTGGCAGGCTGTGGCAAACGAGATCCGGCGCAGAATCGCCGAAGGGGTGTACCAACCTGGCATGCCTGTCCCCGGCGAGCCTCGGTTGGCGGACGAGCTGGGTGTATCCAAGGGAACCGCCCGCAAGGCGCTAAACGCCCTGCTCGCCGACGGTACGCTCTATTCGGTCCTGGGTAAGGGCACCTTCGTTAGCCGGCCTAACAATTCCGACACGCCTGAAGATCAAACGCGTCGCGACTGA